One genomic region from Spirulina subsalsa PCC 9445 encodes:
- a CDS encoding site-specific DNA-methyltransferase — protein MATGISKTKWTGDTICNEEFMQNPSIPSLAYKGKLSESDILDLPYEDALLFKQIGKPYNQLYYGDNLPILLSFLKNNEIKGNINLIYIDPPFATKSVFQSRSQTDAYCDLLAGTNYIEFMRRRLVVLRELLADNGSIYVHLDSNMIFYIKIIMDEIFGVQNFRSLITRKKCNPKNYTKKNYGNISDFILFYTKSDNYIWHRPFDQWTPEKAKKEYQYLEAETGRYYKKVPIHAPGTRNGETGQPWRGMSPPAGKHWQFSPKTLDEMDKRGEIFWSKNGNPRRKIYLDQSQGIPVQDIWLDYKDPHNQNIKITGYPTEKNPDLLARIIQASSNDNDLILDCFAGSGTSLDIASKLNRKWIGIDQSLEAIRTIINRFKNGCDVMGDFVSANCNREVKRSQQLSIFDNNINSKNTASNFTVYSLKSLQSDLFDLEIYEE, from the coding sequence ATGGCTACAGGTATTTCTAAAACAAAATGGACAGGGGACACTATTTGCAATGAAGAGTTCATGCAAAACCCATCAATCCCTTCTCTGGCTTACAAAGGTAAATTATCTGAATCTGACATTTTAGATTTACCTTATGAAGACGCTTTACTATTTAAACAAATTGGCAAGCCTTACAACCAATTGTATTATGGGGATAATTTACCCATTCTTTTATCTTTTCTTAAAAACAACGAAATCAAAGGCAACATAAATCTGATATATATTGATCCACCTTTTGCGACTAAAAGTGTATTTCAATCTCGCTCTCAAACTGACGCTTATTGTGATTTGTTGGCAGGAACTAATTATATTGAATTTATGAGGAGACGGCTAGTTGTTCTCCGAGAACTATTAGCAGACAATGGCTCTATTTATGTCCATTTAGATTCTAACATGATTTTTTATATCAAAATTATAATGGATGAGATTTTTGGAGTTCAAAATTTTAGGAGTTTGATTACCCGAAAAAAATGTAATCCTAAAAATTACACCAAGAAGAATTACGGAAATATATCAGATTTTATTTTGTTTTATACAAAATCCGATAATTACATTTGGCATCGTCCATTTGACCAATGGACACCAGAAAAGGCAAAAAAAGAATATCAATATCTTGAAGCAGAAACAGGTCGTTATTATAAAAAAGTACCGATTCACGCACCCGGAACAAGAAATGGTGAAACGGGTCAACCTTGGCGGGGTATGAGTCCTCCCGCCGGAAAACATTGGCAATTTAGCCCAAAAACTTTAGATGAAATGGATAAAAGGGGTGAAATATTTTGGTCAAAAAATGGCAATCCAAGACGGAAAATATATTTAGATCAAAGTCAAGGTATTCCAGTTCAAGATATTTGGTTAGATTATAAAGATCCTCATAATCAAAATATTAAAATCACAGGTTATCCTACGGAAAAAAATCCTGATCTGTTAGCAAGAATTATTCAAGCATCTTCTAATGATAATGATTTGATTCTTGATTGTTTTGCCGGATCAGGTACAAGTTTAGATATTGCTTCTAAGTTAAATCGTAAATGGATTGGTATTGATCAAAGCTTGGAAGCTATTAGAACAATTATCAATCGCTTTAAAAATGGATGTGATGTTATGGGAGATTTTGTCAGTGCTAATTGTAATAGGGAGGTCAAGAGAAGCCAACAATTATCAATTTTTGATAACAACATAAATTCAAAAAATACTGCATCAAATTTTACTGTATATTCTCTTAAATCCTTACAAAGTGACTTGTTTGATCTGGAAATTTATGAGGAATAA
- a CDS encoding AAA family ATPase, producing the protein MDTEKLVSLADHLVFTQTGKHLTTLQKTILRETFGNQPYSRIARECKFTEGHIRDVASDLWKILSDGFGEKINKSNVSSILERAVFAFNSPTFGDNTQIQEFNFCPGTHSTVPDSTQTPEPTTFPCKTYLISTPEVPQFFGRTSELDTLKQYILNQHCRLITIQGLTGIGKTALTLKLLEEIQSHFHTIYYSSLRFSPPLTDTLTSLLKFLTETETTPQNPELQLHQLLEYLKQYPTLIIWDDVQHLLSAEPGGQWKSERENYEFLCKVLGEVAHCSCVLLLSWEQPLTVTQLQSCSPRVKSLSLGGLGKEAEELLQAMGLREEDWQGLIEKSQGNPLWLKLMVDRIEKRFEGRVQEFLSHRSLQLDKC; encoded by the coding sequence ATGGACACAGAAAAGCTTGTCTCGCTAGCCGACCATCTGGTTTTCACGCAAACAGGGAAACACCTCACCACCCTACAAAAAACAATTCTGCGTGAAACCTTCGGGAATCAGCCCTATTCCCGTATTGCCCGAGAATGTAAGTTTACTGAAGGTCATATCAGAGATGTGGCTTCAGACTTGTGGAAAATACTGTCGGATGGGTTTGGAGAGAAAATAAACAAATCCAATGTTTCCTCAATCCTAGAACGGGCAGTTTTTGCCTTTAACTCGCCCACATTCGGCGATAATACACAAATTCAAGAGTTTAATTTTTGCCCCGGCACCCATTCTACTGTACCGGACTCTACACAAACCCCCGAACCCACAACCTTTCCCTGCAAAACATACCTGATTAGTACCCCAGAAGTTCCCCAATTCTTTGGACGCACTTCAGAACTCGACACCCTGAAACAGTACATCCTTAACCAACATTGTCGCCTCATCACGATTCAAGGACTAACTGGCATCGGGAAAACGGCCTTAACTCTGAAACTCCTTGAAGAAATTCAATCCCACTTTCACACTATCTATTACTCTAGTTTGCGCTTTTCCCCTCCCCTGACGGATACCCTCACTTCCCTCCTAAAATTCCTCACGGAAACAGAAACGACTCCCCAAAACCCAGAACTTCAACTCCATCAACTGCTGGAATATCTGAAACAATACCCCACCTTGATTATTTGGGATGATGTGCAGCATCTCCTGAGTGCAGAACCCGGAGGACAGTGGAAATCGGAACGGGAAAATTATGAGTTTTTGTGCAAAGTGTTGGGGGAGGTGGCACATTGTAGCTGTGTGCTGTTGTTGAGTTGGGAACAACCGCTTACAGTGACGCAGTTGCAAAGCTGCTCCCCTCGGGTGAAGTCCTTGTCGTTGGGGGGTTTGGGAAAGGAGGCTGAGGAACTTTTGCAGGCAATGGGACTCCGGGAGGAGGACTGGCAAGGGTTAATTGAAAAGAGTCAAGGGAATCCCCTGTGGTTGAAATTAATGGTAGATAGGATTGAAAAGCGGTTTGAGGGTAGGGTGCAGGAGTTTTTGTCCCATCGTTCGCTACAGTTGGATAAATGTTAA
- a CDS encoding Uma2 family endonuclease, producing MTPAIKPITDAALMQLSSQNPELRFERNADGTLITMPPTGKISSNRELKAGAYLFAFVDSNELGEVFSSSGGFILPNGALCSPDVAFIARQRLPEGWDTGEDEFCDIVPDFVIEIRSKTDSLTKLQAKMAEYIDNGVKLGWLIDRINRRAFVYRGDGSITQYPENVMLEGEDVIPGFTVALQKLL from the coding sequence ATGACCCCAGCTATTAAACCCATTACTGATGCAGCATTAATGCAACTCAGTTCCCAAAATCCCGAACTGAGATTTGAACGCAATGCCGATGGTACTTTAATCACAATGCCACCAACTGGAAAAATTTCTAGTAATCGAGAACTAAAAGCAGGTGCTTATTTATTCGCCTTTGTAGACTCTAATGAGTTAGGAGAAGTTTTTAGTTCGAGTGGGGGGTTTATACTTCCTAACGGTGCGTTATGCTCTCCTGATGTTGCTTTTATTGCCCGACAACGCCTACCAGAGGGATGGGATACTGGAGAAGACGAATTTTGCGATATAGTCCCTGATTTTGTCATTGAAATTCGTTCTAAGACGGATAGTTTAACTAAGTTACAAGCAAAGATGGCAGAATATATCGACAATGGGGTGAAATTAGGATGGTTAATCGACCGCATCAATCGTCGTGCTTTTGTTTATCGTGGTGATGGTTCGATTACGCAATATCCAGAGAATGTAATGCTAGAAGGAGAAGATGTGATTCCGGGTTTTACCGTCGCTTTGCAAAAATTGTTGTAG
- a CDS encoding CHAT domain-containing tetratricopeptide repeat protein yields MAFFAILVPRRWAIALIPVLFLFPTFPLFPQAPTLLTMAEHPDLEKAAQWREEAWELSNEGNYHQAITKLEQVLALQQGILGQNHPVVLETLRLLADIYLAQGEDREHNRIYGQVLEMRVKLAGESEDAIAHLRYLASFYTDPLFDYPQSRATLHQALQMAHRLHSADHPIIGDLLHELGQLYRFHGRLAEGADFHQQALAHRKRVLGDNHLQVAQSLADLALLAALQDHHPQAITLAQQALTIQQEQLDPADPDIWRTKELLARFYREQGQYETAESLLQTVLNQKNRHHPPDTEESVTTAYTLQNLGDLLAQQGQYETAENYYTQALAIFHRWQQSDLQSVAEISQALGHIAEARGDYNQAESLYLDHLAYFQKWGYAGNFLVAQALSNLASFKLQQGEITPALDYLHQSLADQEIIIERVLPLLGESEKQNYMNRFSATTNQAISLHLQNAPNNLNAAQLALTTIFRRKGRVLDALTDNLQTFKAHLTPPHQQLLDELINQRAKLAELRFNPPTHLTPEGYKDHLRELQNKIEVMESQLARISANLRTETTPVTLEQIQEKIPPDAVLVEFIVYRPHRRPSPDQLVWGEPHYAAYILAASGEPQWVNLGKTAPIDQAVAEFRRALTLGKARPMSRQYREKGRQLDTLLMQPIRAKITQISGDITHLLLSPDGQLNLIPFAALVDENNQLLLKNYRITYLTTGRDLLRQGATPPSQNPAIILANPDYGEVEEMAIPSNRGLRDLNVLPLPNTATEAELVSQKLENVKVFMDKLATETVVKQVQSPQILHLATHGFFLPDIEAILPSQFLPNSEDSAPLVLENPLLRSGLALAGFNQRSSGEEDGVLTALEVANLDLQGTQLVVLSACETGVGEITNGEGVYGLRRALVIAGAESQVISLWSVDDAGTKDLMVRYYEKLLQGEGRSEALRLVQLALAEGEVYQHPFYWAAFIPSGDWGVMK; encoded by the coding sequence ATGGCTTTTTTTGCGATTCTCGTTCCGAGACGCTGGGCGATCGCCTTAATCCCCGTTCTGTTCCTTTTTCCTACCTTTCCCCTATTCCCCCAAGCCCCCACTCTCCTCACTATGGCAGAACATCCCGACCTAGAAAAAGCGGCACAATGGCGAGAGGAGGCTTGGGAGTTAAGCAATGAGGGGAATTATCATCAGGCCATCACAAAATTAGAACAGGTGCTGGCTTTGCAACAAGGGATTCTGGGTCAAAATCATCCCGTTGTGCTGGAAACGTTGCGACTTCTGGCTGATATTTATTTAGCTCAGGGGGAGGATAGGGAGCATAATCGGATCTATGGGCAAGTCCTAGAAATGCGGGTTAAACTGGCTGGGGAATCGGAAGATGCGATCGCCCACCTCCGTTACCTAGCCTCATTCTACACCGATCCCCTGTTCGACTACCCCCAAAGTCGAGCCACCCTACACCAAGCACTCCAGATGGCGCACAGGCTACACAGTGCAGATCATCCCATCATCGGCGACCTACTCCACGAATTAGGGCAACTATACCGTTTTCACGGCCGTCTAGCAGAAGGGGCAGACTTTCATCAACAAGCACTAGCCCACCGCAAAAGGGTATTAGGAGACAATCATCTACAAGTCGCCCAGAGTCTAGCCGATTTAGCCCTTTTAGCCGCCCTACAAGACCATCACCCCCAAGCCATCACCTTAGCCCAACAAGCCCTAACCATTCAACAGGAACAATTAGACCCAGCCGATCCAGATATTTGGCGAACAAAAGAACTCCTCGCCCGCTTTTATCGTGAACAAGGCCAATATGAAACCGCAGAAAGCCTCCTACAAACCGTTTTAAACCAGAAAAACCGTCACCATCCCCCAGACACCGAAGAAAGCGTTACCACAGCCTACACCTTACAAAACTTAGGCGATTTATTAGCCCAACAAGGGCAATATGAAACCGCAGAAAATTATTATACTCAAGCCCTAGCCATCTTTCACCGTTGGCAGCAATCCGACTTACAAAGTGTCGCCGAAATTTCCCAAGCATTAGGACACATTGCCGAAGCCCGTGGGGACTATAATCAAGCCGAATCCCTCTACTTAGACCATTTAGCCTACTTCCAAAAATGGGGTTACGCAGGCAACTTTTTAGTCGCCCAAGCCCTCAGTAACCTAGCCAGCTTTAAACTCCAACAAGGAGAAATTACCCCCGCCCTCGACTACTTACACCAAAGTTTAGCCGACCAAGAAATCATCATTGAGCGAGTTTTACCCCTATTAGGAGAAAGCGAAAAACAAAACTATATGAATCGCTTCTCGGCCACCACCAACCAAGCCATCTCCCTCCATCTCCAAAATGCCCCCAATAATCTCAACGCCGCTCAATTAGCCCTAACTACAATTTTCCGCCGCAAAGGTCGTGTTTTAGATGCCCTTACCGACAACTTACAAACCTTTAAAGCCCATCTAACGCCCCCTCATCAACAACTCCTAGATGAACTAATAAACCAACGGGCTAAACTAGCTGAATTACGTTTTAATCCCCCCACCCATCTCACCCCAGAGGGTTATAAAGATCACCTCCGGGAATTGCAGAATAAAATCGAAGTAATGGAATCTCAACTCGCTCGAATTAGTGCCAACTTACGAACAGAAACAACTCCCGTCACCCTAGAACAAATTCAAGAAAAGATTCCCCCCGATGCAGTTTTAGTAGAGTTTATCGTTTATCGCCCCCACCGTCGCCCCTCTCCCGATCAATTAGTCTGGGGAGAACCCCATTATGCCGCCTATATCTTAGCCGCCAGTGGTGAGCCTCAATGGGTCAATTTAGGCAAAACTGCCCCAATTGATCAAGCTGTGGCAGAGTTTCGCCGTGCTTTAACCCTAGGAAAAGCCCGCCCCATGTCTCGCCAATACCGTGAAAAAGGACGGCAGTTAGACACGCTGTTAATGCAGCCCATCCGCGCCAAAATTACCCAAATTTCTGGCGATATTACTCATTTATTATTATCCCCTGATGGTCAACTCAATTTAATTCCCTTTGCCGCTTTAGTAGACGAAAATAATCAGTTACTGCTCAAGAATTATCGCATTACTTATTTAACCACCGGGCGAGATTTACTCCGTCAAGGAGCAACCCCACCCAGTCAAAATCCAGCCATCATTTTAGCTAATCCAGATTATGGTGAAGTCGAGGAAATGGCCATCCCCTCTAATCGAGGGTTACGGGATTTGAATGTTTTGCCCCTTCCCAATACCGCGACAGAAGCCGAATTAGTATCACAAAAACTAGAAAATGTCAAGGTTTTTATGGACAAGTTGGCGACAGAAACCGTAGTTAAACAAGTTCAATCTCCCCAAATTTTGCACCTAGCCACTCATGGCTTTTTTCTACCCGATATAGAGGCAATTCTTCCCTCTCAATTCTTACCCAATTCTGAAGATTCTGCCCCCCTTGTGTTAGAAAATCCCCTTTTACGCTCAGGATTAGCGTTAGCGGGATTTAATCAACGGTCTAGTGGGGAAGAAGATGGGGTTTTAACAGCCTTAGAGGTGGCTAATTTAGACTTACAGGGAACTCAATTAGTGGTGCTTTCTGCCTGTGAAACGGGGGTAGGAGAAATCACCAATGGCGAGGGGGTGTATGGTTTGCGTCGAGCGTTGGTGATAGCGGGAGCAGAAAGTCAAGTGATTAGTTTATGGAGTGTAGATGATGCGGGAACTAAGGATTTAATGGTGCGTTATTATGAAAAACTGTTGCAAGGGGAGGGGCGAAGTGAAGCCTTACGTTTAGTTCAGTTAGCGTTAGCAGAAGGTGAAGTTTATCAACATCCTTTTTATTGGGCGGCTTTTATTCCATCGGGGGATTGGGGAGTTATGAAATAA
- the ftsH gene encoding ATP-dependent zinc metalloprotease FtsH, with translation MTAHHTKKPKPFWMTLGQGQSKRGAQSPSQPRKHPLLKVAVGWMVCQTLLAGMPLEAQEQNNNNALTYSQLLEQIDQGQVQRIQYDPTTGMAQVELVGQQGTPKEVKLLDQNPELIERVRRQQVEFDVKPKSDNSAAMGLLINMLLLFFLFGFVILILRRSAASSGQALNFGKSKARFQMEAKTGILFNDVAGIDEAKEELQEVVTFLKETERFTSIGARIPKGVLLIGPPGTGKTLLAKAVAGEAGVPFFSISGSEFVEMFVGVGASRVRDLFRKAKENAPCLIFIDEIDAVGRQRGAGIGGGNDEREQTLNQLLTEMDGFEGNTGIIVIAATNRPDVLDTALLRPGRFDRQVTVDLPGYKGRLGILEVHSRTKKLSEEISLEAIARKTPGLSGADLANLLNEAAILTARRRKEAITGLEIDDALDRITIGMTLNPLLDSKKKRLIGYHEVGHALLMTLLEHSDPLNKVTIIPRSGGIGGFAQQTFDEEMVDSGFYSRAWLMDRITITLGGRAAEQIVFGDAEVTIGASNDLRVVADLTREMVTRYGMSDLGPLALESPEAEVFLGGGWQSRAEYSEQVASKIDQQVKAIAQGCYEKALDLIAQNRPLMDHLVDLLIDRETIEGEDFRQIVAEYTPLPKKQLAVSGK, from the coding sequence ATGACCGCCCATCACACCAAAAAACCTAAACCGTTCTGGATGACCTTGGGACAGGGACAGTCAAAACGAGGCGCACAATCCCCCTCACAGCCCCGTAAACACCCCTTACTCAAGGTGGCGGTGGGGTGGATGGTCTGTCAAACTCTGCTGGCTGGAATGCCCCTAGAAGCCCAAGAACAGAACAATAACAACGCTTTGACCTATAGCCAACTGCTCGAACAGATTGACCAGGGACAGGTGCAACGCATTCAATATGACCCCACCACAGGGATGGCACAAGTGGAATTAGTGGGACAGCAGGGAACACCCAAAGAGGTTAAGTTATTAGATCAAAACCCAGAATTGATCGAACGAGTCCGTCGTCAACAAGTCGAATTTGATGTAAAGCCCAAGAGCGACAATTCAGCCGCTATGGGTTTATTAATTAATATGCTCCTGTTGTTTTTCCTCTTCGGCTTTGTGATCCTGATTCTACGCCGCTCTGCCGCCTCTTCCGGTCAAGCCCTGAATTTTGGCAAATCAAAAGCCAGATTTCAAATGGAGGCCAAAACCGGGATTTTATTTAATGACGTGGCCGGAATTGATGAAGCCAAAGAAGAATTACAGGAAGTCGTCACCTTCTTAAAAGAAACTGAACGCTTTACCTCCATTGGGGCGAGAATTCCCAAAGGGGTGTTACTCATTGGACCACCCGGAACCGGGAAAACCTTACTAGCCAAGGCCGTGGCCGGGGAGGCCGGAGTTCCCTTCTTTAGTATTTCCGGATCCGAATTTGTCGAGATGTTTGTAGGAGTCGGGGCCTCTCGGGTGCGGGATTTATTCCGTAAAGCCAAGGAAAATGCTCCCTGTTTGATTTTTATTGATGAAATTGATGCCGTCGGCCGTCAACGGGGGGCCGGGATTGGGGGCGGTAACGATGAACGGGAACAAACCCTCAACCAGTTATTAACGGAAATGGACGGTTTTGAGGGCAATACGGGAATTATTGTCATTGCCGCCACCAACCGCCCCGATGTGTTAGATACGGCTTTGTTACGGCCGGGACGGTTTGATCGTCAGGTTACGGTGGATTTACCGGGATATAAAGGCCGTTTGGGGATTTTGGAAGTTCATTCCCGCACGAAAAAACTATCTGAGGAGATTTCCCTAGAGGCGATCGCACGAAAAACCCCCGGACTCTCCGGAGCAGACCTCGCCAACTTACTCAACGAGGCCGCCATTTTAACCGCCCGTCGTCGCAAAGAAGCCATCACCGGATTAGAAATTGATGACGCACTCGACCGGATCACCATTGGCATGACCTTAAATCCTCTCTTGGACAGCAAGAAAAAGCGTCTGATTGGCTATCACGAGGTTGGCCACGCCCTGTTAATGACCCTGTTGGAGCATTCTGACCCTTTAAACAAAGTCACGATTATTCCCCGCTCTGGGGGCATAGGTGGCTTTGCACAACAAACCTTTGACGAAGAAATGGTAGACAGTGGCTTTTATAGTCGCGCTTGGTTAATGGATCGGATTACTATTACCTTGGGGGGACGGGCAGCCGAACAGATTGTTTTCGGCGATGCAGAAGTCACCATCGGAGCCAGCAATGATTTACGAGTGGTGGCCGATTTAACCCGTGAAATGGTCACTCGTTATGGAATGTCGGATCTCGGGCCTCTGGCCTTGGAAAGTCCCGAAGCAGAAGTGTTTTTAGGGGGAGGATGGCAGTCCAGAGCAGAGTATTCTGAGCAGGTCGCCAGTAAGATTGATCAACAGGTCAAGGCGATCGCCCAAGGCTGTTACGAAAAAGCCCTAGACCTCATCGCCCAAAACCGTCCTTTGATGGATCACTTGGTCGATTTACTCATTGACCGAGAAACCATCGAAGGAGAAGATTTCCGCCAAATCGTCGCCGAATATACTCCTCTACCGAAAAAACAGTTAGCCGTGAGTGGTAAATAG